In the Plasmodium sp. gorilla clade G2 genome assembly, chromosome: 12 genome, aaaaaagctttaatataaaattttatacttaatatatgtacgtatatttgtaaatatagcttgttattatataagctattataaatataaaaaaaaaaaaaaaaaaaaaattagacagccaaatattaatatagttgtagcaagaaaaaaaaaaaaaaaaaaaaaaaattagacagccatatattaatatagttgtataaaaaaaaaaaaaaaaaaaaaaaaaacaaacatatatagATTACTTAAATATAGACAACATTGTTCAATtcatttcaaaaaaaaaaaaaaaattaaaacgaaatatgtaaatataatttttcgatatataattattataaaattaatttttattttttattattttaatttattttttcattattattttttatttcctttgttttatttttccttGTTTCCGTTgttctatattttattcaaatatataatatttataagttacattaatttttatgtacatatatatattattttttttgtttatttaatttttcccATTGAACGTTTAATTTTTGTTcattacataattatatatatatatttttttttatttatttttcacaTATTAtcagaataaatatatcaacaTGAATTTTACTTTgaaaaattcatttttatttatttgctTACTGTGCTGTTTATTGAGCACTTATGTCCGTGTCATTGAGGGACATAGAGCACGACCCGGTGAATCAAGAAAAAACCCAagagaaattataaaaacatttaaaGAGAGTGGTAAAGGAATGATTCAAGGTTATTACCCATCATGGGTTTCTTATAATCATAACTTGAAAGATTTAAATCCTAATTTAAATGTTGTACATATGTCTTTTGCTAAGATGGATTTATCCTATGACAGTATAGAGAGTATTGTTGGTTCTCCTTCACTTTTTAAGTCATTAATAGGTTTAGAATATATAGGGTTAAACGAGTATTTTAATGATGCCATGAATTTAAGAAAAGCTCGTCCAGATATTATTATGCTTTTATCTCTTGGAGGAGAAACATATCATCCAAGTTCATTTGAATCTGCTTTAAATGCTGTTGAGAAAATTGCAAATTTAGTTGATGAATTAGGATTTGATGGAATCGATGTAGATTATGAGCCTAATGGATCTTTTGATGGTTTGAACGAAAAAACGAAAGCTGATTTTTTCGTACAATATGTAACAAAATTGAGGGAATATATGTGTGATGATAAATTAATTTCTATATCCCAATCATCTAATGGAGCTTTAAGTTGTATAGGGTTTAATGATCCTAAGAAAATATGTATGGATGATGAAGCACCatataattcaaaatattttagtAAACCTGATGTAAAAAAAGAGTTACTAAGAGCTGCACAAATGGCTTCAGCTGGAGGAgcaatatatttaatgaataATTTAAAGGATATGATTGATATGGTTTTTGTACAAACCTTTAATTATACAAATTCTACAGATTCAACAGTTATGaaagaattatatgattCTTATGCTTATTATGGAAAGAAATATgattatgttattataatggGATTTACTTTGATGTTTCCTTCAACTCCTTTTAATCCAAATGATAAAACGTTTGTAAAAACCATTGGTGATTTTGTAAAGacagaaaataaattaaataaaagagCTGACGGATTTGGATTATGGTCTTTATCTTCTGATAACGCTGTacataatgaaaaattagCAATTGAAAATTTCGTAGAATCTTTACATTAaatagtatttttttttttttataaaatatatatatatatatatatatatatatatgtgtatgtatatatttgttctatattattctattatttatttattttattatttattttttttttttttgttctatatacaaaatatatatttttctagaATTAATGTTATGGTTATATTATGcattttgaattatatatatatatatatatatatatatatatatatatatatatatatatatatgtgtatatatgtacttatatatttatatatacatgtttatataaaCTATATCATATATACCATCAAAGACGTTAACAGAAAATacgaataaatatataataattattttatggaACTGTAACCATTTCTATATTTAAGATAACCAAtaaattatatctttttattaatttttttttttttttacactaactgacaaaaaaacaaaataaacactttatatttatataataagaaataataagaCACCTGTTATATTTAGAAAGGGTAATTATcctatatttcttttaagctttaaaagaaaaggaggggaaaaaaaatagaataatCTATAAAGTATATTcatgaatatatatctatatctatatatatatatatatatatatatatatatatatataacatgaGAATATTACTTTTGGAGAGATGAtgcatttattattaaaatttcttttttatatttttaacaaataagttttatattaataaaaaaaaaaaaaaaaagaaaaagtaagTCATTTTTgtcttaataatataaaaaaaaaaaataataaaacaccatatatatagttcacttaatttttatataaacattaaataaaagaaatgaaatataaaattgttcACTCATACATTTtaacaattaaaaaataaaaacaaaataacataaattatataaaaatcaaTAATATATCGTAAAAAGGTatgcataaatatatatttacatataataatataaattaaaaaaaaaaaaaaaaaataataaatatataaaaatacaaataaaaattatatatctgaatatataattattatatttttatatataaaataaaaacaattcgTTGTTCAATTCAAAAGGAAAATTCAGAAATATAAGATTATTTTTCAATtcttatttttgttttatttttcttttttcccttttttgttcaatattaatatcataataatacaacATATGAATCAAAGAAAAttgcatatttttattatatgtgcaataaattatatcattgtgtaattataaatatatagcgtattattttgatataataaatagatgtatataatatacaatagTTCCcccttcaaaaaaaaaaaaaaaaaaaaaagtaaaatttaaaaatatatatttttgatagttcttaaaaattttttaatcaaaatataaaaaaacaatatttttaaaaaaaagatatacaggaaaaaagaaatacaaCAAATACAAAATTTTCTAGAAACacatatgaaaaaaagaaatatatgttgaaatataataatatatacacaaaatAACGAAgattcatatattaatattcttTACTTGAACGCAtgttacaaatatataaatgtttttttttttttttttttttttttttcttgtaacCTTGTATGAAAATTGCACTTCTTTATTTGTTCTTGTAAAAtgccttttttatttttttccttcttgATTTTCTTGTCAAATTGTATGCAAGTATAGTTAGTTTTTAGGTATAACATATTgtgaattttataaatgattTTGAATTTACCCTTttctatgtatatatgtgtattatatattttctgagataaactttttttttttttttttttaaattatttaaaatcaTATGATACAACATATGAGGCTTAGTAATATCCatgtttctttatttttttctcaatATCCTAAAaagcaaataaaaaataaaaatgaatatatacataaaatatatatataataaaaattttcatatatattatattatattatataatataatataatatttatttatttatttatttattttttttttttttaattaccTTTTTTCCACGATTATACACCCAGAACAATATAGCGTTAAATACCATAAGTGCTATAAAAATCATAAGAGAACGATTACATGAACAACCACCAGGTACTGGTGTACCTGATTCTCCTGATAATAAACTTGTAAGTGGTTTTGCTGTTATGATATCTCCAAAAGCTTCTTGTAAAGCTGATATTATATTAGGATCATAATCTGCCCATGGATCACCCATTttgatatagatatattgttaattaaaaaatgattaaaaattaattatatactgatattaatatatacgaTTTGCGTATATGTcttgatacatatatatacatatatatatgtaatatatttattatatatactttatattcaaatcaaaataaaaaatatatatatttatattaattcataaaaatatatatatatatatatatatatatatatatatttttgaaacaaaaaaaaaaaaaaaataaataaataaaataaaataaaaaatagaaattaaatattctttttcaaaaatatagattcataaaatatataatatactttgttttccatataaatatatatatatatatataatgtataaaatattgtttatagaacatatatatattataaatatatacaattcggataatatttttatacatataatggaTAATTGTTCTAATTTGggtatttctttttttttttttttttctttttataaatcaaataaaagaaaaattatgcTTAATTAGAATACAGATCtgtaaaatatgtaaaataattaaatatatatatatatatatatatatattttacaaataattttcctaaaaataataatatatatttttaatatatttattatttaaagtattttattttttatttttccaaattttgaaaaaaaagaataatttccttatttttatattttacttttttttttttttttttcttttttccttgttttaacatataattttaaaaacaaaattaatttcctttttttttttttttcaaataataattttttttataaaaaaaaaaaaaaaaaaaaaccaaacTATattaagaattatataaaataaaaaaaattagaataaataataaaaaaatataataaaaaaaaatataataataatcatcacAACAAAAAGTAGTAATCAATactttaattaatatataataaaaatatataaaatgttataaaataaagaagaaaaaaaaaaaaaacaacaaaattttattatttaaaataaagaaacataggaataaaaaataatattttataaaacgagataaaagaaatatattaaaaaagcgTACAAAAATTGGGAAATGGTACAAAAAatgttaatttttaaaatattattttatgttaatttattaatttggatatttttatttacatatatatatttttttattataattatatatatatacataatatatttatatatata is a window encoding:
- a CDS encoding chitinase; translated protein: MNFTLKNSFLFICLLCCLLSTYVRVIEGHRARPGESRKNPREIIKTFKESGKGMIQGYYPSWVSYNHNLKDLNPNLNVVHMSFAKMDLSYDSIESIVGSPSLFKSLIGLEYIGLNEYFNDAMNLRKARPDIIMLLSLGGETYHPSSFESALNAVEKIANLVDELGFDGIDVDYEPNGSFDGLNEKTKADFFVQYVTKLREYMCDDKLISISQSSNGALSCIGFNDPKKICMDDEAPYNSKYFSKPDVKKELLRAAQMASAGGAIYLMNNLKDMIDMVFVQTFNYTNSTDSTVMKELYDSYAYYGKKYDYVIIMGFTLMFPSTPFNPNDKTFVKTIGDFVKTENKLNKRADGFGLWSLSSDNAVHNEKLAIENFVESLH